One stretch of Brevibacillus laterosporus DNA includes these proteins:
- a CDS encoding PTS lactose/cellobiose transporter subunit IIA has product MQNEMNNDINNNETAIFEIIVHSGNARGLAYEALTAAEEYNFDQAAELMKQAQEELRLAHHTQTELIQAELNGTPADKTLLMIHAQDHLMTSMSEQKLIEHMIRILQKLKAETSK; this is encoded by the coding sequence ATGCAAAACGAAATGAATAACGACATCAATAACAATGAAACGGCTATTTTTGAAATTATTGTTCACAGTGGAAATGCTCGTGGTCTTGCCTATGAAGCATTGACAGCAGCCGAAGAGTACAACTTTGACCAAGCTGCCGAGCTGATGAAGCAAGCACAGGAAGAATTAAGACTTGCTCATCACACGCAAACCGAGTTAATTCAAGCCGAGTTAAACGGTACACCTGCGGATAAGACATTGTTAATGATTCATGCGCAAGATCATCTTATGACATCAATGAGTGAACAAAAGCTGATTGAACATATGATTCGTATTTTACAAAAACTAAAAGCAGAGACTTCAAAATAG